The genomic segment CAAAGCGTCTCTTGATGAGGAGTAAGACTGCCATCGCCAGCACTGCTCCCAGCAGCACCGCCATCATCGGCCTCATCCCTTCATCTCCTGTCGCCGGCCCTACATTGTCGATCTTTCCATCTCCATCTGCATCGATGTTCTTA from the Lachnospiraceae bacterium genome contains:
- a CDS encoding LPXTG cell wall anchor domain-containing protein, whose translation is KNIDADGDGKIDNVGPATGDEGMRPMMAVLLGAVLAMAVLLLIKRRFAR